One window of Pyrus communis chromosome 12, drPyrComm1.1, whole genome shotgun sequence genomic DNA carries:
- the LOC137711115 gene encoding probable lysophospholipase BODYGUARD 3 codes for MVAMRKTKLVLTLVGRVINEAVSFIVFSVLDLVDFILCFVYKVADFFIEAEWKPCYCSSSKEAITGSGKILVSEQGESKIVCLSSTKLQLEEISDTLYTRPSLLSEVSKLSMKEIKKGTARSTFSVNSTIVEMLQGKIGGQHLHPIPRWSDCDCKFCTSWTSNCKETLFVKTDGPREYKGQEDVLFIHGFISSSAFWTETLFPNFSSAAKSSFRLFAIDLLGFGRSPKPTDSMYTLREHLEIIERSVLEPNKVKSFHIVAHSLGCILALALAVKHPSSIKSLTLLAPPYYPIPKGEQATQYVMRRVAPRRVWPVIAFGASIACWYEHISRTICLLICKNHRFVEFLTKLITRNRIRTFLLEGFFCHTHNAAWHTLHNIICGTAGKMEKYLDAVRDNLKCDVNLFHGKDDELIPVECSYNVQSKIPRARVKVIDKKDHITIVVGRQRAFARELENIWRNSSRG; via the exons ATGGTTGCAATGAGAAAAACCAAATTGGTTTTAACGTTGGTCGGAAGAGTCATAAACGAGGCTGTGAGCTTCATTGTGTTTTCGGTTCTCGACCTTGTTGATTTCATCCTTTGTTTTGTGTATAAAGTTGCTGATTTTTTCATCGAAGCAGAATGGAAACCTTGCTATTGCTCCTCCTCCAAGGAAGCCATTACCGGCAGTGGCAAAATCTTGGTCTCCGAACAAGGTGAGTCAAAAATTGTGTGCCTTAGCTCAACCAAGCTGCAGCTTGAGGAGATCTCGGACACGCTCTACACTCGGCCTTCGCTCTTGTCCGAGGTCTCAAAGCTGAGCATGAAGGAGATCAAGAAAGGAACTGCGAGATCCACCTTCTCGGTCAACTCCACCATTGTTGAAATGCTTCAAGGGAAGATTGGAGGCCAACATTTGCATCCAATCCCCAGGTGGTCGGACTGTGATTGCAAATTTTGCACATCTTGGACCTCTAATTGCAAAGAAACACTCTTTGTTAAAACCGATGGACCTAGAG AGTATAAGGGACAAGAAGATGTGCTATTCATACATGGGTTCATTTCATCATCAGCATTTTGGACAGAGACATTGTTCCCAAACTTTTCAAGTGCTGCAAAATCAAGTTTTAGGCTTTTTGCTATTGATCTGTTGGGGTTTGGGAGGAGTCCAAAGCCAACCGACTCCATGTACACACTTAGAGAGCATCTGGAGATCATCGAAAGATCTGTGCTTGAACCCAACAAAGTTAAATCCTTCCACATTGTGGCTCATTCTTTGGGTTGCATTCTTGCCCTTGCTCTTGCTGTCAAACACCCTTCCTCCATCAAGTCCCTCACCTTACTTGCACCT CCATATTACCCAATACCAAAGGGAGAACAAGCAACACAATACGTGATGAGGAGGGTGGCGCCACGGCGGGTGTGGCCGGTGATTGCATTCGGCGCCTCCATTGCTTGCTGGTACGAGCACATCTCAAGGACTATTTGTTTGCTCATTTGCAAGAACCACCGGTTTGTGGAATTTCTTACCAAACTAATCACCAGAAACAG AATAAGGACTTTCTTGCTCGAAGGTTTCTTCTGTCACACCCATAACGCAGCATGGCACACATTGCACAACATTATATGTGGCACCGCCGGTAAGATGGAGAAATACCTAGACGCTGTCCGAGACAATCTAAAATGCGACGTAAATTTGTTTCATGGCAAAGATGATGAGCTTATCCCGGTCGAGTGCAGCTATAACGTGCAATCCAAAATTCCTCGGGCACGTGTGAAGGTGATTGACAAGAAAGATCACATTACCATCGTGGTCGGAAGACAGAGAGCTTTTGCTAGAGAGCTTGAGAATATTTGGAGAAATTCATCAAGGGGTTAA